In one Mucilaginibacter ginsenosidivorax genomic region, the following are encoded:
- a CDS encoding FKBP-type peptidyl-prolyl cis-trans isomerase — protein MRKITFTLLFLISVGLLSCRKTSDDPNITQYDATNIQNYIKANGLTGMVRDTSDGDTSGIYYQILSQGATTTPVAYSDTVKFVFTLKSFDGKYTSLDSLTANHYDGFAGHINQGGFPKGLQIAIHNILKYKGTRARILIPSRLAYGVNGYGSGSSSNVNTRIAGNQCLDYYVNLVSDQNVYDDQIIKNYISTKGLTGFTKAAGGFYYKVTIPGTGTDPIDQYSTFTATYAAKFLTDVQFDASPTDGTATSLSIESVVPGVAQGLQGLTTGAAVTLLLPSRYGYGRAGTTGVAGNTSLRFDFTVVTITN, from the coding sequence ATGAGAAAAATTACTTTTACGCTTTTATTCCTTATTTCTGTAGGGTTATTATCTTGCCGCAAAACCAGCGACGATCCGAATATTACGCAATACGACGCCACCAACATCCAAAACTACATTAAAGCTAATGGCCTGACTGGAATGGTACGCGATACATCCGACGGCGACACCAGCGGCATTTATTACCAGATCTTGTCGCAAGGAGCCACTACTACGCCTGTGGCTTATTCGGATACGGTAAAATTTGTATTCACTTTAAAATCGTTTGATGGCAAATATACATCGCTCGATTCGCTTACAGCTAATCATTACGATGGCTTCGCGGGCCATATTAACCAGGGTGGTTTCCCTAAAGGTTTACAAATAGCAATACACAACATTTTAAAATATAAGGGTACAAGGGCACGCATACTTATCCCTTCGCGCCTGGCTTATGGTGTAAATGGTTACGGATCGGGCAGCTCGAGCAATGTAAACACCCGTATTGCCGGCAACCAGTGCCTTGACTATTATGTAAACCTGGTATCTGACCAGAATGTATATGATGATCAGATTATCAAAAACTATATCTCAACCAAAGGCTTAACCGGCTTTACTAAAGCTGCCGGCGGTTTCTATTACAAAGTGACTATCCCCGGAACCGGTACAGATCCTATTGATCAATACTCAACCTTTACAGCAACATACGCCGCTAAGTTTTTAACTGACGTTCAGTTCGACGCAAGTCCTACAGATGGTACTGCTACATCACTTTCAATAGAGAGTGTAGTACCGGGCGTTGCACAAGGCCTACAAGGGCTTACAACAGGGGCCGCTGTTACGTTGTTATTACCGTCGAGGTATGGTTATGGCAGGGCCGGCACTACAGGAGTTGCCGGAAACACCAGCCTTCGGTTTGATTTTACGGTAGTTACCATAACTAACTAA
- a CDS encoding FKBP-type peptidyl-prolyl cis-trans isomerase → MNRLLVLLLVLMAGLGACKKSVDPMVQYNIQKDIDDKIIKDYVAAHPQDSAKKIDTTGVYYIIKTGEGGSGNDLYTSSTTITVGFTGQILTTGYTFAQTNNFHPSYTLGSVIRGWQLGVPQIKKGGKVRLLIPSRYAYGPYAQDSIHLPANSVLDFNIQLYNVTN, encoded by the coding sequence ATGAACAGGTTACTGGTTTTGTTATTGGTTTTAATGGCTGGCTTGGGCGCATGTAAAAAATCTGTCGACCCGATGGTGCAGTATAATATTCAAAAGGATATTGATGATAAGATCATAAAAGATTATGTAGCAGCACACCCGCAAGACAGCGCCAAAAAAATTGATACTACGGGAGTATATTATATCATTAAAACCGGCGAAGGGGGTTCAGGTAACGATTTGTATACCAGTTCCACAACCATAACGGTAGGGTTTACGGGGCAAATACTAACTACCGGCTATACATTTGCGCAAACCAATAATTTTCACCCTTCGTACACATTAGGGAGCGTGATAAGGGGATGGCAGTTAGGTGTGCCGCAGATAAAAAAGGGGGGCAAAGTGCGGTTATTGATACCATCGCGCTATGCTTACGGGCCATATGCGCAGGATTCGATACATTTGCCGGCAAACTCGGTGCTTGATTTTAATATACAGCTTTATAACGTAACAAACTAA
- a CDS encoding MarR family winged helix-turn-helix transcriptional regulator, giving the protein MHKGVKHQETIDYFLKIVWQTVANRYNQLVTEFGITQSIGYLLINIDENEGTTVSQAAALLGLKSTSLSRMLNQLEKTGLIYRESNQGDKRSVKIYLTELGKEKRHQARAVVKQFNNYLNEHISEADKEYLTEMLKKINKLTINYKP; this is encoded by the coding sequence ATGCATAAAGGCGTAAAGCACCAGGAAACCATCGATTATTTTTTGAAGATTGTGTGGCAAACTGTGGCCAACAGGTATAACCAGTTGGTTACCGAGTTTGGCATTACACAATCTATCGGCTACCTGTTAATCAATATCGACGAAAACGAAGGCACCACGGTGTCGCAGGCTGCAGCTTTACTGGGCCTTAAATCAACCAGCTTATCGAGGATGCTCAACCAGCTGGAAAAAACCGGGCTAATTTACCGCGAATCAAACCAGGGCGACAAACGCTCTGTAAAAATTTACCTGACCGAACTCGGCAAAGAAAAACGTCACCAGGCCCGCGCCGTAGTAAAACAGTTTAACAACTACCTTAATGAGCACATCAGCGAAGCTGATAAAGAGTACCTTACCGAAATGCTCAAAAAAATCAATAAACTCACTATTAACTATAAACCTTAA
- the ggt gene encoding gamma-glutamyltransferase: MSAGYVHGQSGISNNGQYSNGMVVCAYPDASQAGVDILKKGGNAVDAAVAVHFALTVTHPQAGNIGGGGFMVFRSGKGKISTLDFREKGPGAASANMYLDSAGNVIPDMSLYTHQASGVPGSVDGMVTAHKKYGKLKWADLVQPAIDLARNGFKITKHLASDLNRTQAQFIKLNPGKNYLLKQGGWKEGDILVQEDLAKTFEFIRDKGRDGFYDGVVANQIVAEMKNGSGLMTKEDLKNYHSVWREAITGNYKGYKIITMPPPSSGGIALLQLLQSVEKYPLKRWGYNQDSTIRLIVEAERRVYADRSKYLGDPDFYKVPVDSLLKPAYITSRMSNFSWDAATPSASIKPGTFVGYESDQTTHYSIVDKDGNAVSITTTLNDSFGSKIFVNGAGFLLNNEMDDFSSKPGVPNMYGLVGGKANSIQPGKRMLSSMTPTIIEKDGKLFMVVGTPGGSTIITSVFQTILNVIEFDQTMQQAVSSKRFHSQWLPDEVVFERDGVDSTTISRLEAKGYKTKPTGGIGRVEAILKKPSGYYEGGADPRGDDTTIGY, encoded by the coding sequence ATGTCAGCCGGATACGTACATGGGCAATCAGGTATAAGCAATAATGGGCAATACAGTAATGGGATGGTAGTTTGTGCCTATCCCGACGCTTCGCAGGCGGGGGTTGATATTTTAAAGAAAGGCGGCAATGCTGTTGATGCCGCCGTGGCTGTACATTTTGCATTAACTGTTACGCACCCGCAGGCAGGCAATATCGGCGGCGGTGGTTTTATGGTATTCCGCTCGGGCAAGGGCAAAATCAGCACACTTGATTTCAGGGAAAAAGGCCCGGGTGCCGCCAGTGCAAACATGTATCTTGATTCGGCCGGGAATGTAATTCCGGATATGAGCCTGTATACCCACCAGGCCTCGGGAGTCCCCGGATCGGTAGATGGGATGGTAACCGCCCACAAAAAATATGGCAAACTGAAATGGGCCGACCTGGTGCAGCCGGCAATTGACCTGGCCCGCAACGGATTCAAAATAACCAAACACCTGGCCAGCGACCTTAACCGCACCCAGGCGCAATTTATAAAACTGAACCCCGGCAAAAACTATCTTTTAAAACAAGGCGGATGGAAAGAAGGAGATATACTGGTGCAGGAAGACCTTGCCAAAACATTCGAGTTTATTCGCGATAAAGGCCGCGACGGCTTTTATGATGGAGTAGTAGCCAACCAGATTGTTGCCGAAATGAAAAACGGCAGCGGGCTGATGACCAAAGAAGATCTTAAAAATTACCATTCGGTTTGGCGCGAGGCTATAACAGGCAATTACAAGGGCTACAAAATAATTACCATGCCGCCGCCCTCAAGCGGAGGCATTGCGTTGCTGCAGTTACTTCAATCTGTCGAAAAATATCCGTTAAAACGATGGGGCTATAACCAGGATTCGACCATCCGGTTAATTGTTGAGGCAGAACGCCGGGTGTACGCCGATCGCTCTAAATACCTTGGCGACCCTGATTTTTATAAAGTACCCGTTGATAGCCTGCTTAAACCAGCGTACATCACATCGCGTATGAGCAATTTTAGCTGGGATGCAGCCACACCAAGCGCAAGCATAAAACCCGGCACTTTTGTTGGATACGAGAGCGACCAAACCACCCATTACTCGATAGTAGATAAGGACGGCAATGCGGTATCCATCACCACTACGCTAAATGACAGTTTCGGATCTAAAATATTTGTAAACGGCGCGGGCTTCTTATTAAATAATGAGATGGACGATTTTAGCTCGAAACCCGGCGTACCTAACATGTACGGCCTGGTGGGCGGTAAAGCCAACAGCATTCAGCCGGGCAAGCGTATGCTATCATCTATGACACCAACCATCATCGAAAAAGACGGCAAGCTGTTTATGGTAGTGGGTACCCCGGGGGGATCAACCATTATAACTTCTGTTTTTCAAACGATATTGAATGTAATAGAATTTGACCAGACCATGCAGCAGGCAGTAAGCTCCAAACGTTTCCACTCCCAGTGGTTGCCGGATGAAGTTGTTTTTGAGCGGGATGGTGTTGATAGCACAACCATATCCAGGCTTGAAGCCAAAGGCTACAAAACAAAACCTACCGGAGGCATAGGCCGCGTAGAGGCCATCCTGAAAAAACCATCAGGCTACTACGAAGGCGGAGCTGACCCAAGGGGGGATGATACGACGATAGGGTATTAG
- a CDS encoding S8 family serine peptidase produces MNKQYATVCTFFFLLCIAVQLFAQQPLVSDAKKAELSSFSSQLRNTFNVNKQQALSLAAQKGWPVTRRSRNGNHVFLQGVNSLGFPIYLTTHNNTTAAATTGTNAVQPGGSLGLNLSGSGSNLVGKLAIWDGGSVYTAHQEFAGKTITIKDGASVLDHTTHVAGTMIAKGVYPPAKGMAFNASSLLSWDFDNDVAEMSGAAAGLLLSNHSYGDVAGWDYNSDASRWEWYGLPGDTVDYTFGFYDTRAQSWDKIAYTAPYYLIVESAGNSRASNGPAIGTTYYGYRSRTDQTIVNKGARPTTISDNSGYDIISTTGNAKNTLTVGAVNPLPSGPTNRSDVSIAYFSSWGPTDDGRVKPDIVGDGVNVTSVGIDNPTSYLTLSGTSMAAPNITGSLYLLQEYYSQKNSGSFMKSATLKGLVCHTAFDAGNVGPDYIYGWGLLDMPRAAQAITDNGVKSMVKEYSLAQGQTQTFNVLASGADALIATISWTDPQGTVLPDGTINSRTPKLINDLDIKVSDGSTTYNAWVLDPDHPSAAATTGNNIRDNVEQVYIANTIPGKAYTITVSHKGTLTSGPQAYSLIVTGIGGTAYCSSAPLSNADSRIDNVKLANIDNSPAAGCKSYSDYTNLTVQLEQDKSYPLSLTLGTCGGNFNKAAKVFIDYNENGVFEDTELVATTGIINGTGTYNTTIKIPANVAAGTYSLMRVVLSETNTATNIAACGSYAKGETQDYRVQFLQTSIDAGVLSIVNPGSSGACSASTPVTIAVKNFGSATITNIPLTVRITAADNTVTTFNGTYTGTLASGDQDNFTFAQSFNALAGATYTITAISNLTGDPVKTNDTVTTTIVINTPSAIGDLSAYYCTDTKQYQLLGQGDGTMLWYQNINDAIPIAAGSPANTTTTPVNNTFYAGVNDFKGTVGPATKNVFTGGGYNQFTPSVIVNTKVPVVIQSARLYIGNSGKITFNVSNNSGQIVATTTINAQATRTTPLPGAQADDPADQGKVYDLNLELPAAGNYLISIAYDNTATIYRNNAGVTSYPFSVGNIFSILGNDATGNNAADTTYYKGFYYYFYDMKVQSLGCASAARKAVTLTKPVIVQSNNTLNSSFATGNQWLLNGKPIQGATGATFDPLQSGNYQVVDTLASGCAVISDVFAYARTATNVDKSTDIGLTVFPVPASTNLYVVFKANAATDLDLSLINSVGQTIVSEKQSIPQGNFSTVMNVTGVQPGVYILRATLGSKAYAKKVIVVH; encoded by the coding sequence ATGAATAAGCAATACGCCACGGTATGTACTTTCTTTTTTTTGCTGTGTATTGCAGTTCAATTATTTGCCCAGCAACCGCTGGTTAGCGATGCAAAAAAAGCCGAATTAAGCAGCTTTTCTTCGCAATTGAGGAATACTTTCAATGTAAATAAGCAACAGGCCCTTTCATTGGCGGCGCAAAAAGGATGGCCGGTTACACGCAGGTCGCGTAATGGCAACCACGTGTTTTTACAGGGCGTAAACAGCCTCGGTTTTCCTATATATCTTACTACGCACAACAATACAACGGCCGCTGCTACAACAGGCACTAACGCCGTACAGCCAGGCGGCTCATTAGGGTTAAATCTTTCTGGATCGGGCAGCAACCTTGTTGGTAAACTGGCCATTTGGGACGGAGGTTCGGTATATACCGCGCACCAGGAATTTGCCGGCAAAACCATCACCATAAAAGACGGTGCTTCGGTGCTTGACCATACTACGCATGTAGCCGGTACTATGATTGCCAAAGGTGTTTACCCACCCGCCAAAGGCATGGCATTTAATGCCAGTAGCTTGTTATCATGGGATTTTGATAACGATGTAGCTGAAATGAGCGGCGCTGCAGCGGGCCTGTTATTATCAAACCACTCTTATGGCGATGTTGCGGGTTGGGATTATAACAGCGATGCCAGCCGCTGGGAGTGGTACGGCCTGCCGGGCGATACCGTTGATTACACTTTTGGATTTTACGATACCCGTGCCCAATCATGGGATAAAATAGCCTACACGGCGCCCTACTATCTCATTGTAGAATCGGCAGGTAACAGCAGGGCCAGCAACGGGCCGGCCATAGGTACAACCTACTATGGCTATCGCAGCCGCACCGACCAAACCATTGTAAACAAAGGCGCCCGCCCCACAACCATAAGCGACAACAGCGGCTATGATATTATCAGCACTACGGGCAACGCTAAAAACACGCTAACGGTTGGTGCGGTAAACCCGCTGCCATCGGGCCCTACCAATAGGAGCGACGTGAGCATTGCCTATTTCAGTAGCTGGGGGCCTACGGATGATGGCCGCGTTAAGCCGGACATTGTGGGCGACGGCGTTAATGTGACTTCGGTAGGGATAGACAACCCTACGTCGTACCTTACCTTATCGGGCACCTCAATGGCCGCACCTAATATCACCGGCTCATTGTATTTGTTGCAAGAGTATTATTCGCAAAAAAACAGCGGAAGTTTCATGAAGTCGGCCACGCTGAAAGGGCTGGTTTGCCATACCGCTTTTGATGCCGGCAACGTTGGGCCCGATTATATTTATGGCTGGGGATTGCTTGATATGCCAAGAGCAGCACAGGCCATTACCGACAATGGCGTTAAAAGCATGGTAAAGGAATACTCGCTTGCCCAGGGCCAAACCCAAACTTTTAATGTACTGGCATCTGGCGCCGACGCCTTGATCGCTACCATTTCCTGGACGGATCCGCAGGGAACAGTTTTGCCCGATGGCACCATTAACAGCCGCACCCCAAAACTTATTAACGACCTGGATATAAAAGTAAGCGATGGCAGCACCACTTACAATGCCTGGGTTTTAGATCCCGACCATCCATCGGCGGCTGCAACTACCGGCAACAACATCAGGGATAATGTGGAGCAGGTATATATTGCCAATACCATACCCGGCAAGGCTTACACCATCACCGTATCGCACAAAGGCACTTTAACATCCGGCCCGCAGGCCTACTCGCTTATAGTTACCGGGATAGGCGGCACAGCATATTGCTCTTCGGCGCCTTTAAGCAATGCCGATTCGCGCATAGATAATGTTAAGCTGGCTAATATTGACAACAGCCCGGCAGCAGGTTGCAAAAGTTATTCTGATTATACCAATTTAACCGTTCAGCTTGAGCAGGATAAATCGTACCCGCTTAGCCTTACACTGGGTACCTGCGGCGGCAACTTCAATAAGGCAGCCAAAGTTTTTATTGACTATAACGAGAACGGAGTTTTTGAAGATACCGAACTTGTAGCAACCACCGGCATCATAAATGGCACCGGTACTTACAATACAACCATTAAAATACCGGCAAACGTTGCAGCCGGAACTTATAGCCTGATGCGCGTAGTACTTAGCGAAACCAATACTGCTACAAATATTGCAGCCTGTGGCAGCTATGCCAAAGGCGAAACTCAGGACTACCGGGTACAGTTTTTACAAACCAGTATTGATGCCGGCGTGCTATCTATAGTTAACCCGGGTTCAAGCGGGGCATGTTCGGCAAGTACGCCAGTTACCATCGCGGTTAAAAACTTTGGGAGCGCGACTATCACCAACATACCGTTAACCGTAAGGATAACTGCCGCCGACAATACCGTAACTACATTTAATGGTACTTACACAGGCACCCTTGCCTCTGGCGATCAGGATAACTTCACCTTCGCGCAAAGCTTTAACGCCCTGGCCGGCGCCACTTATACCATAACGGCCATCAGCAATTTAACCGGCGATCCTGTAAAAACCAATGATACTGTTACCACAACCATCGTCATCAACACCCCATCGGCAATAGGCGATTTAAGCGCCTATTATTGTACCGATACCAAACAATACCAGCTATTAGGGCAGGGCGATGGTACCATGCTTTGGTATCAAAATATTAATGATGCTATACCTATTGCGGCAGGCAGCCCTGCCAATACCACGACAACTCCTGTAAACAATACCTTTTACGCAGGTGTAAATGATTTTAAGGGCACTGTTGGGCCGGCAACAAAAAACGTTTTTACAGGTGGCGGGTATAACCAGTTTACGCCATCGGTAATTGTTAACACTAAAGTTCCGGTGGTTATACAGTCGGCACGTTTATATATTGGCAATTCGGGCAAAATAACATTTAACGTAAGCAACAACAGCGGACAAATAGTTGCTACTACCACCATTAACGCTCAAGCCACCCGTACCACCCCGTTACCCGGTGCACAGGCTGACGACCCCGCCGACCAGGGAAAAGTATATGACCTTAACCTGGAGTTACCGGCAGCCGGCAATTACCTTATATCTATTGCTTATGACAACACGGCCACCATATATCGTAATAATGCAGGCGTAACAAGTTACCCGTTCAGCGTCGGCAACATCTTCAGCATTTTGGGTAACGATGCCACAGGCAATAATGCTGCAGATACTACTTACTACAAAGGTTTTTACTACTATTTTTATGATATGAAGGTACAAAGCCTGGGCTGTGCTTCGGCGGCGCGTAAAGCGGTTACCTTAACCAAACCGGTTATTGTGCAAAGCAATAATACCTTAAACTCCAGTTTTGCAACCGGCAACCAGTGGCTGCTAAACGGCAAACCCATACAGGGTGCCACCGGCGCTACGTTTGACCCTTTGCAAAGCGGGAATTACCAGGTTGTTGATACACTGGCCAGTGGTTGCGCGGTAATATCGGATGTATTTGCTTATGCCCGAACAGCAACCAATGTTGATAAATCTACCGATATCGGCTTAACCGTTTTCCCGGTGCCTGCAAGCACAAACCTGTATGTGGTTTTTAAAGCAAATGCCGCTACAGATCTCGACCTATCTCTTATAAACTCAGTTGGGCAAACCATAGTTTCCGAAAAGCAAAGCATCCCGCAGGGAAATTTTAGTACCGTAATGAATGTAACGGGCGTGCAGCCAGGAGTGTATATATTAAGGGCAACGCTGGGCAGCAAGGCTTATGCTAAGAAGGTGATTGTGGTGCATTAG
- a CDS encoding NAD+ synthase produces MKIALAQLNYHIGNFESNTAKIIDHILKAKQNGADLVVFAELCVCGYPARDFLEFDEFIGLCEESAKKIAGVCIDVACIIGLPTFNNKTEGKDLNNSAYFIEDGKVKAVVNKALLPNYDVFDEYRYFEPSTDFNCIEFKGKKIALTICEDLWNTIENPLYITRPMDILIHQQPDVMINIAASPFAYNHDETRIAILSDNASRYKLPLLYINNIGAQTELIFDGGSLVFDNAGTLIDEMPYFEESTAYYTLNDDNTISFEHPSTMKTDRPGDIEQIHQGIVLGIRDYFYKSGFKQAILGLSGGIDSAVVCALAAEALGAQNVMAVLLPSRFSTDHSLKDAEDLVANLGCKSETIAIKDITQAIETSLHPQFKNLPFNIAEENIQSRSRAILLMAMCNKFGYILLNTSNKSEAAVGYGTLYGDMCGGISVIGDVYKTQVFALARHINKDKEIIPINSIVKPPSAELRPDQKDTDSLPEYDILDKILEEYIEYRRSSAEIIKMGYDEATVRRVIKLTNSAEHKRYQTPPILRVSPKAFGMGRRMPIVGKYLS; encoded by the coding sequence ATGAAAATTGCATTAGCCCAGCTTAACTATCATATAGGTAACTTCGAATCGAACACGGCCAAAATAATTGACCATATACTAAAAGCCAAACAAAACGGCGCCGACCTGGTAGTTTTTGCCGAGCTATGCGTGTGCGGCTATCCGGCACGTGATTTCCTGGAATTTGACGAGTTTATTGGCCTGTGCGAGGAATCGGCAAAAAAAATAGCCGGGGTATGTATTGATGTAGCCTGTATTATTGGCCTGCCAACATTTAACAATAAAACCGAGGGCAAGGATTTAAATAATTCGGCCTATTTTATTGAAGATGGTAAGGTTAAAGCCGTCGTAAATAAAGCCCTGTTGCCCAATTATGATGTATTTGACGAATACCGCTATTTTGAACCATCAACCGATTTTAACTGCATTGAATTTAAAGGCAAAAAAATAGCGCTTACCATTTGCGAAGACTTGTGGAACACGATTGAAAACCCATTATACATTACCCGCCCTATGGATATCCTGATCCATCAGCAGCCTGATGTAATGATCAATATCGCGGCTTCGCCGTTTGCCTACAACCATGATGAAACTCGGATTGCTATTTTAAGCGATAACGCCAGCCGTTACAAGCTGCCCCTTTTATATATCAATAATATAGGCGCACAAACCGAACTGATTTTTGACGGCGGATCGCTGGTGTTTGATAATGCGGGCACGCTGATAGATGAAATGCCTTATTTTGAAGAAAGCACGGCTTACTATACCCTTAATGATGATAACACCATCAGCTTTGAGCATCCATCAACCATGAAAACCGACAGGCCCGGCGATATTGAACAAATTCACCAGGGCATCGTATTAGGTATCCGCGATTACTTTTATAAATCAGGCTTTAAGCAGGCCATTTTGGGCCTGTCAGGCGGTATCGATTCTGCCGTGGTTTGCGCCTTGGCTGCCGAGGCTTTGGGCGCTCAAAATGTAATGGCCGTATTATTGCCATCCCGTTTTTCAACCGATCACTCGCTGAAAGACGCGGAAGACTTAGTGGCCAATCTGGGTTGCAAAAGTGAAACCATTGCCATAAAGGATATTACCCAGGCTATAGAAACATCGCTGCATCCGCAGTTTAAAAACCTGCCATTTAATATTGCCGAAGAGAATATCCAATCGCGCAGCAGGGCTATATTGTTAATGGCCATGTGTAATAAGTTTGGCTACATACTGCTTAATACCAGCAACAAAAGCGAAGCAGCTGTAGGCTACGGCACTTTATACGGCGATATGTGCGGCGGCATATCTGTTATTGGCGATGTATACAAAACCCAGGTATTTGCCCTGGCCCGCCATATTAATAAAGACAAAGAGATAATCCCGATAAACTCCATTGTAAAACCGCCGTCGGCTGAGTTAAGGCCCGATCAAAAGGATACAGATTCGCTGCCTGAATACGACATACTGGATAAGATATTGGAAGAATATATTGAATACCGCCGCTCATCTGCCGAAATCATTAAAATGGGATACGATGAAGCAACAGTTCGCCGGGTGATCAAGCTCACCAACTCCGCCGAGCATAAACGTTACCAAACCCCGCCGATATTACGGGTATCGCCCAAAGCGTTTGGCATGGGCCGCAGGATGCCGATAGTAGGTAAGTATCTTTCGTAA
- the gldB gene encoding gliding motility lipoprotein GldB: protein MITTRYKAKQIYLIFFIGLILSACRDNKKVDVSNIDLEVKIERFDQDFDAMRTRPMAQQAIHLHNKYKVFYQDFIERILPVGSIRDTAYFKTLRNVFANKAYNDLRHDVETTYPKLDKQEAELTDAFKHIKYYYPQKRIPKVYSYFSGFQAQTSIGDGYFAIGLDLFLGANSRFYPSITSAFPHYLSRHFTPENITPRVVEGIAREDMFPESDDDKSLLTKMIYNGKIMYFMDKILPDAGDTLKISYTRDQLKWCTDFEPKIWAYFLDENLLYETDYPKIQKYLTEAPFTPGLGERNESAPKLAVWTGWQIVRAYMDKHPEVTLQQLMANKDAQRILNESKYRPK, encoded by the coding sequence ATGATAACTACCCGGTATAAAGCAAAACAAATTTACTTAATTTTTTTTATCGGTCTGATATTGTCGGCCTGCCGCGACAACAAAAAGGTTGATGTAAGTAATATTGACCTTGAGGTGAAGATTGAACGCTTTGACCAGGATTTTGACGCCATGCGCACCCGCCCCATGGCGCAACAGGCTATTCACCTGCATAATAAATACAAAGTATTTTACCAGGATTTTATTGAACGTATTTTACCGGTAGGCAGCATTAGGGATACCGCATATTTTAAAACCCTGCGCAATGTGTTTGCCAACAAAGCCTATAACGACCTGAGGCACGATGTAGAGACTACTTACCCTAAACTGGATAAACAGGAAGCCGAACTTACCGATGCTTTTAAGCATATTAAATACTATTATCCGCAAAAAAGAATTCCTAAGGTTTATAGTTACTTTTCTGGTTTCCAGGCGCAAACATCTATAGGTGATGGTTATTTTGCTATCGGGCTCGATTTATTTCTGGGTGCCAACTCGCGGTTTTACCCTTCTATCACCAGCGCTTTTCCGCATTATTTATCAAGGCACTTTACGCCCGAAAATATTACACCACGCGTGGTTGAAGGCATTGCCCGCGAAGATATGTTCCCCGAGAGTGACGATGATAAATCACTTTTAACTAAAATGATTTACAACGGCAAGATCATGTATTTTATGGACAAGATTTTGCCCGATGCCGGCGATACCCTGAAAATAAGCTACACCCGCGACCAGCTAAAATGGTGTACCGATTTTGAGCCGAAGATATGGGCTTATTTTTTGGACGAGAACCTGTTGTACGAAACTGATTATCCCAAAATTCAAAAATACCTTACCGAAGCCCCCTTTACCCCCGGCCTTGGCGAACGCAATGAATCGGCCCCCAAGCTGGCCGTATGGACGGGCTGGCAAATTGTACGCGCTTATATGGATAAACATCCCGAAGTTACCCTGCAACAGTTGATGGCCAATAAGGATGCGCAGAGGATATTGAATGAATCAAAGTACAGGCCGAAGTAA
- a CDS encoding DUF4349 domain-containing protein: MKTKIFTALAAGVLLLGACKGSGGSYDNERSAETADTAHLAPDNTTAKTDKLDSAKLVKTADMRVKVKDVGKATETVTALTAKYGGMVIHHQMQTTNEGSQDLSVGNDSVMHISSFSSVADMTVNVPPNHLEDFMNQVAQIGLYVENRKMNIEDKSLDYLSSKLKRENRENAVKQEANTGEKIDREKQLTAKDDIVDRKIANLKTDQDVKYSTVILSFYQSRTVLKEVLPSNDASAYQLPASKRLVSALIYGWSLFINLAVGFANIWVFVLAAIGLWLLFRYYKRKHPAFFGTIKS, from the coding sequence ATGAAAACAAAAATTTTTACTGCCCTTGCGGCGGGAGTATTGCTGCTGGGCGCTTGTAAGGGATCTGGCGGAAGCTACGACAACGAAAGAAGTGCCGAAACTGCAGATACTGCACATTTGGCACCGGATAACACCACCGCGAAAACCGATAAATTAGATTCGGCTAAGCTGGTTAAAACGGCCGATATGCGTGTAAAAGTAAAAGATGTTGGCAAAGCCACAGAAACGGTTACCGCCTTAACTGCAAAATATGGCGGTATGGTAATTCACCACCAAATGCAAACAACAAATGAAGGCAGCCAGGACCTTAGCGTCGGTAATGATTCTGTGATGCACATTTCTTCGTTTAGCAGCGTTGCTGATATGACAGTCAACGTTCCTCCAAACCACCTGGAAGATTTCATGAACCAGGTTGCCCAAATAGGGCTATATGTCGAGAATAGGAAAATGAACATCGAAGATAAATCCCTTGATTACTTGTCGTCAAAGCTCAAGCGCGAAAACAGGGAAAATGCGGTGAAGCAGGAGGCTAACACCGGTGAAAAGATAGACCGAGAAAAACAACTCACGGCTAAAGATGACATTGTCGATAGAAAAATTGCTAACCTTAAAACAGACCAGGATGTAAAGTATAGTACCGTAATATTAAGTTTTTACCAAAGCAGAACGGTATTAAAAGAGGTATTACCAAGCAATGACGCATCAGCATATCAGTTGCCTGCTTCTAAACGTTTGGTTAGCGCATTAATTTATGGATGGTCGCTTTTTATCAACCTGGCCGTTGGTTTCGCCAATATCTGGGTATTCGTTTTAGCCGCCATCGGCTTGTGGCTATTGTTCAGGTATTATAAGCGAAAACACCCGGCATTTTTCGGCACTATAAAATCATAA